One window of the Haloarcula halobia genome contains the following:
- a CDS encoding cyclic nucleotide-binding/CBS domain-containing protein, with the protein MRETYVDQLMSRPIETVESGTPVTEAAARLIEQDVGAVIVADADRLAGILTATDFVQMIRDGAVSPEATVGEFMHTDVVTTTKSRPVSEVAAKMLDHGIHHVPVVDNGEVVGIITTMDLTAHLSRSLGA; encoded by the coding sequence ATGCGAGAGACGTACGTCGACCAGCTCATGTCCCGCCCGATAGAGACCGTCGAGTCCGGGACGCCGGTCACAGAGGCGGCGGCGCGGCTCATCGAACAGGACGTCGGCGCGGTCATCGTCGCCGACGCGGACCGCCTGGCGGGCATCCTCACGGCGACGGACTTCGTCCAGATGATCCGGGACGGCGCAGTGTCGCCGGAGGCGACCGTCGGCGAGTTCATGCACACCGACGTGGTGACGACGACGAAGAGCCGGCCGGTCAGCGAAGTGGCCGCGAAGATGCTCGACCACGGCATCCACCACGTGCCGGTGGTCGACAACGGCGAGGTCGTCGGCATCATCACGACGATGGACCTGACTGCCCACCTCTCGCGGTCGCTCGGCGCCTGA
- a CDS encoding Hsp20/alpha crystallin family protein produces MSTRGNPFEELERLFERMSRQFDEAPQPWESEGPLARWMPEAESMAIDLVERDEEFVATVDLPGFERDEISIEITDHTLRIEAERGEESKEESGDILRQERRHTTTKRSIRLPEEVQAEDVTARLSNGVLTVTLPKREAEAARSIDIE; encoded by the coding sequence ATGAGTACACGCGGCAATCCCTTCGAGGAACTCGAACGACTGTTCGAACGCATGAGCCGCCAGTTCGACGAGGCACCGCAACCGTGGGAGAGCGAGGGTCCCCTCGCCAGATGGATGCCCGAGGCCGAATCGATGGCTATCGACCTCGTCGAGCGCGACGAGGAGTTCGTCGCCACCGTCGACCTGCCCGGGTTCGAGCGTGACGAGATCAGCATCGAGATCACCGACCACACGCTCCGCATCGAGGCCGAACGGGGCGAGGAGAGCAAAGAGGAGAGTGGCGACATCCTCCGTCAGGAGCGACGCCACACGACCACCAAGCGGTCCATTCGCCTGCCCGAGGAGGTCCAGGCCGAGGACGTCACCGCTAGGTTGTCCAACGGGGTCCTGACCGTCACGCTCCCGAAGCGTGAGGCGGAAGCGGCGCGGAGCATCGACATCGAGTAG
- a CDS encoding DUF4330 family protein, with protein MTDPEESAGLIDDEGKLFGLVNVVDLLVVLLVLAVGVAGVALVQSSGGNSGASEPAPTRYATLSYSAPLSSDAALIGVDDTVTPPGEDTAFTVVDVYRSFTTDGQAHVLTRVAYTGTPSGTDGRLYGGDETSLSTGSYRVAAHALAVNQTATDIPTTRVPVVLSANVTDATARALEPGQEATIGDESVARIETVTERSRTEHRRQLLVGVELVAWDTEPVPQFDGEALRVDNDVTIVTDTTTLRGQVYTVGTTNASVGT; from the coding sequence ATGACTGACCCGGAGGAATCTGCAGGACTCATCGACGACGAGGGGAAGCTCTTCGGACTCGTCAACGTCGTCGACCTCCTCGTCGTATTGCTCGTTCTTGCGGTCGGTGTCGCGGGAGTGGCGCTGGTCCAATCGAGTGGTGGAAACTCTGGAGCGAGCGAACCAGCACCGACGCGATACGCTACACTGTCCTATTCTGCACCACTATCGAGCGACGCGGCACTCATTGGCGTCGACGATACGGTAACTCCGCCGGGGGAGGACACGGCGTTCACGGTCGTCGACGTCTACCGGAGTTTCACGACCGACGGCCAGGCCCACGTCTTGACTCGGGTGGCGTACACCGGCACGCCATCGGGAACTGACGGCCGACTGTACGGCGGGGATGAGACGAGTCTCTCGACGGGTTCCTACCGCGTCGCTGCCCATGCTCTCGCGGTCAATCAGACAGCCACCGACATCCCGACCACGCGCGTTCCCGTCGTCCTCAGTGCGAACGTGACAGATGCGACTGCCCGTGCGCTCGAACCCGGACAGGAGGCCACCATCGGTGACGAAAGCGTCGCGAGGATCGAAACGGTGACCGAACGCTCGCGAACAGAGCACCGACGCCAGTTGCTGGTGGGCGTCGAACTCGTGGCCTGGGACACTGAACCGGTGCCACAGTTCGATGGGGAGGCGCTCCGAGTGGACAACGACGTGACCATCGTGACGGACACCACCACGCTCCGTGGCCAGGTCTACACGGTCGGAACGACGAACGCGTCGGTCGGCACGTAG
- a CDS encoding sugar transferase encodes MRTGWRYRLTAILGASGIVVAAVAVANTAVVQSMLTSLPVVARLEPTTLGLVNLRDELVTTLVIVLGSLWPLFKPRPRRILDVISLAQKRILVAAALLATIGYFDWSTRLPRLTLIGVTVLLVLVLPLWFVYIRQRPQSSSRAILVGDDSETMETLFEAAEVPILGFVAPPSVQVPESRLPDGGMLVDSTERLTRLGGLSRLTEILVEYDVDTVLLGFQRPDRQEFFGAIATCYEHGVQAKVHRGHADSVLVTNAAGSDIVETDLEPWDWQDYVAKRIFDVVFAAVGLIGLSPLLVVIAVSIKLDSPGPVLYSQRRTAEFGETFDVYKFRSMVADAEAETGVKLSEEDAGGTDPRVTAVGRLLRKTHLDEIPQLWSILVGDMSVVGPRPERPELDTDIESDVDEWRSRWFVKPGLTGLAQINDVTGHNPEEKLRYDIEYIRRQSVWFDMKIVIREIYSVGLDVLSIVAPTSDDE; translated from the coding sequence ATGAGGACGGGTTGGCGGTATCGACTCACCGCGATTCTGGGCGCAAGCGGGATTGTCGTAGCCGCCGTTGCAGTGGCGAATACAGCAGTCGTCCAATCCATGCTGACCTCGCTCCCGGTCGTTGCTCGACTGGAACCGACGACGCTGGGCCTTGTGAACCTCCGAGACGAACTCGTCACCACACTGGTCATCGTCCTCGGTTCGCTGTGGCCACTGTTCAAGCCGCGTCCACGCCGGATTCTCGACGTCATCTCGCTGGCCCAAAAGCGCATCCTGGTGGCTGCGGCGCTGCTGGCGACGATCGGGTACTTCGACTGGTCGACGCGGTTACCGCGGCTGACGCTCATCGGGGTGACCGTTCTACTCGTACTTGTACTGCCGCTGTGGTTCGTCTACATCCGACAGCGGCCCCAGTCGTCTTCACGTGCGATCCTCGTCGGCGACGATTCCGAAACGATGGAGACGCTGTTCGAAGCAGCCGAGGTGCCGATCCTCGGGTTCGTCGCACCACCCAGTGTTCAGGTACCCGAGAGCAGACTCCCGGATGGTGGGATGCTCGTGGACTCGACTGAACGACTCACCCGTCTCGGCGGACTCTCACGACTGACCGAAATCCTGGTCGAGTACGACGTCGATACCGTCCTGCTTGGCTTCCAACGACCCGACCGACAGGAGTTCTTCGGCGCTATCGCGACCTGTTACGAACACGGCGTCCAGGCGAAAGTCCACCGAGGTCACGCCGATAGCGTCCTCGTGACGAACGCCGCCGGCAGCGATATCGTCGAGACGGACCTCGAACCGTGGGACTGGCAGGATTACGTCGCGAAACGCATCTTCGACGTCGTGTTCGCTGCTGTCGGATTGATCGGCCTGTCACCACTACTTGTGGTCATCGCAGTCAGCATCAAGCTCGACTCGCCCGGCCCGGTTCTCTACAGCCAGCGCCGAACCGCGGAGTTCGGGGAGACCTTCGACGTCTACAAGTTCCGCAGCATGGTGGCTGACGCCGAGGCAGAGACGGGTGTGAAACTGAGCGAAGAAGACGCTGGGGGAACCGACCCGCGGGTCACGGCTGTCGGCAGGCTCCTTCGCAAGACCCACCTCGACGAGATACCCCAGCTCTGGTCGATACTCGTCGGCGACATGAGTGTGGTCGGCCCGCGGCCGGAGCGGCCGGAACTGGACACCGACATCGAGTCTGATGTCGACGAGTGGCGGAGCCGCTGGTTCGTCAAACCGGGGCTCACCGGGCTCGCACAGATCAACGACGTGACTGGCCACAATCCCGAGGAGAAACTCCGATACGATATCGAGTACATTCGCCGGCAGTCCGTCTGGTTCGACATGAAAATCGTCATCAGAGAGATCTACAGCGTCGGTCTCGACGTGCTTTCGATAGTTGCCCCCACTTCTGACGACGAATGA
- the aglF gene encoding UTP--glucose-1-phosphate uridylyltransferase AglF: MKAVVLAAGEGTRLRPLTEDKPKGMVEVAGKPILAHCFEQLIDLGADELLVVVGYKKQAIINHFEDEFEGVPITYTHQREQKGLAHALITCEEHIDDDFMLMLGDNIFQANLQDVVNRQREDRADAAFLVEEVPWDEASRYGVCDTNKYGEITEVIEKPEDPPSNLVMTGFYTFTPAIFHACHLVQPSNRGEYEISDAIGLLLHSGRTIDAIRMDGWRNDIGYPEDRDEAEERLQGEVNPDLAAENLAASE, encoded by the coding sequence ATGAAGGCTGTCGTACTCGCCGCTGGAGAGGGAACCCGGCTTCGCCCCCTCACCGAAGACAAGCCGAAAGGAATGGTCGAGGTCGCGGGGAAGCCCATCCTCGCTCACTGTTTCGAACAGCTCATCGACCTCGGCGCGGACGAACTCCTGGTCGTGGTCGGCTACAAGAAGCAAGCGATCATCAACCACTTCGAAGACGAGTTCGAGGGCGTCCCCATCACCTACACCCACCAGCGCGAGCAGAAGGGGCTGGCACACGCGCTGATCACCTGCGAGGAGCACATCGACGACGACTTCATGCTGATGCTCGGGGACAACATCTTCCAGGCGAACCTCCAGGACGTCGTCAACCGCCAGCGCGAAGACCGCGCGGACGCAGCCTTCCTCGTCGAAGAGGTGCCCTGGGACGAGGCGAGCCGGTACGGTGTCTGTGACACAAACAAGTACGGTGAAATAACCGAAGTAATCGAGAAGCCAGAGGACCCGCCGTCGAACCTGGTGATGACCGGTTTCTACACGTTCACGCCGGCCATCTTCCACGCCTGTCATCTGGTGCAACCGTCGAACCGCGGCGAGTACGAGATCTCCGACGCCATCGGCCTCCTGCTTCACTCTGGCCGGACGATCGACGCGATCCGAATGGACGGCTGGCGCAACGACATCGGCTATCCGGAGGACCGCGACGAAGCCGAGGAGCGGTTGCAGGGGGAAGTAAACCCCGACCTCGCGGCCGAGAATCTCGCCGCGAGCGAGTGA
- a CDS encoding NAD-dependent epimerase/dehydratase family protein, with translation MPERTIETPHVAVTGAAGYIGSRVVHDLQEQYPEWEITALDNFYLGQVRSIGDLDIEHVDIRNRDRLERTLSGADIVMHLAAVSGVDDCEENADLAYEVNVQGTENVAWFCRKTGAGLIFPFSMAVLGDPQEFPLTVDHPRDPMNWYGRTKLLNERAIADFADGAFPAHQFMISNLYGDHEIDGERISKGTVINFFLSRALAGETLTVYEPGTQSRNFVHVKDVARAYVRSAERMLDQLGEGDTGVEKYEIASDEDPGVHTVAKMVRDAAAERDLECTVELVENPRAGEETLVDSFEVDTSRARERLGWAPEQTVESTIQAVLDAELD, from the coding sequence ATGCCTGAACGAACTATCGAGACGCCACACGTTGCAGTGACCGGCGCGGCCGGATACATCGGTAGCCGCGTCGTCCACGACCTGCAGGAACAGTACCCCGAGTGGGAGATTACCGCGCTGGACAACTTCTATCTCGGGCAAGTTCGCTCAATCGGCGACCTGGATATCGAGCACGTCGACATCCGGAACCGCGACCGCCTGGAACGGACGCTCTCGGGCGCAGACATCGTGATGCACCTGGCTGCCGTCTCGGGTGTCGACGACTGCGAGGAGAACGCGGACCTCGCCTACGAGGTGAACGTCCAGGGGACCGAGAACGTCGCCTGGTTCTGCCGGAAGACCGGCGCCGGGCTGATCTTCCCGTTCTCGATGGCGGTCCTCGGTGACCCCCAGGAGTTCCCGCTGACCGTCGACCATCCGCGGGATCCGATGAACTGGTACGGGCGGACCAAACTGCTCAACGAACGCGCTATCGCGGACTTCGCCGACGGTGCGTTCCCCGCCCACCAGTTCATGATCTCGAACCTCTATGGCGACCACGAGATAGACGGTGAGCGAATCTCGAAAGGGACCGTCATCAACTTCTTCCTCTCGCGGGCGCTAGCCGGCGAGACGCTGACCGTCTACGAACCGGGGACGCAGTCGCGGAACTTCGTCCACGTGAAAGACGTGGCTCGTGCGTACGTCCGGAGTGCCGAGCGGATGCTCGACCAACTTGGCGAGGGTGACACCGGCGTCGAGAAGTACGAGATCGCGAGCGACGAAGACCCCGGTGTCCACACGGTCGCGAAGATGGTTCGAGACGCCGCAGCCGAACGGGACCTGGAGTGTACCGTCGAACTGGTCGAGAACCCGCGTGCGGGAGAGGAGACCCTCGTCGACTCGTTCGAGGTAGACACGTCCCGAGCACGCGAGCGCCTCGGCTGGGCACCCGAGCAGACCGTCGAATCGACGATTCAGGCGGTCCTCGACGCCGAACTGGACTGA
- a CDS encoding NAD-dependent epimerase/dehydratase family protein — protein MDVLVTGACGYIGSALLPILRDSETVDRVAVLDSLESGSPRALLGTLGDDLDFRRGDVREYGDVESAMRGVDRVVHLAAITGASSTHDRREETFAVNYDGTENVLTAAGKLGVDHVVFASSCNVYGRATSTDIDETVDPDPINPYAETKLESETLVREYCAEFDMTGTSLRMATNYGYSPGVRFNLVVNYFVFRALTGRPLTVYGDGSNWRPFVHVRDAARAYADAVLHPETWDEWAYNVGSEAGNYRVAEIADIVADEVAPVDVTYLEDEHPGPSYHVNFDRLASTGFETEWTLREGVRDLAAEFTNA, from the coding sequence ATGGACGTGCTGGTCACGGGGGCGTGTGGCTACATCGGGAGCGCACTGCTGCCGATACTGCGCGATAGCGAGACCGTCGACCGAGTGGCCGTCCTCGACAGCCTCGAATCGGGGTCGCCACGTGCCCTGCTGGGCACCCTGGGCGACGACCTGGACTTCCGCCGGGGCGACGTCCGCGAGTACGGCGACGTCGAGAGCGCGATGCGCGGCGTCGACCGCGTCGTCCATCTCGCGGCCATCACCGGGGCGTCGAGCACCCACGACCGCCGCGAGGAGACCTTCGCGGTGAACTACGACGGCACCGAGAACGTCCTGACGGCCGCCGGGAAGCTCGGCGTCGACCACGTCGTCTTCGCCTCCTCGTGTAACGTCTACGGCCGCGCGACCAGCACCGACATCGACGAGACGGTCGACCCGGACCCGATCAACCCCTACGCGGAGACGAAACTCGAGTCCGAGACGCTCGTCCGCGAGTACTGCGCGGAGTTCGACATGACCGGCACCTCGCTGCGGATGGCCACCAACTACGGCTACTCGCCGGGCGTCCGGTTCAACCTCGTGGTCAACTACTTCGTCTTCCGCGCGCTGACCGGCCGGCCGCTTACAGTGTACGGCGACGGCTCGAACTGGCGCCCGTTCGTCCATGTACGAGACGCCGCGCGTGCCTACGCCGACGCCGTGTTACATCCCGAGACGTGGGACGAGTGGGCGTACAACGTCGGCTCCGAGGCCGGCAACTACCGCGTCGCGGAGATCGCTGATATCGTGGCCGACGAGGTGGCGCCCGTCGACGTGACCTATCTCGAAGACGAGCATCCGGGCCCGTCGTATCACGTCAACTTCGACCGCCTCGCGAGTACCGGATTCGAGACCGAATGGACGCTCCGCGAGGGCGTCCGCGACCTTGCAGCGGAGTTCACCAATGCCTGA